Within the Indicator indicator isolate 239-I01 chromosome 26, UM_Iind_1.1, whole genome shotgun sequence genome, the region CCAGTAAGTATCAGAGAGGATACAACAGGAACTAAACACTTTCCACCTTGGCAGGTTTTTCAGGATGGTCTGATAGGACATGCAACAGGGAGGCTACAGAAAGCCTGAACAAGCTTTCTGCTTCATCTCCAACGTTTTGTCCTGGCCTCTTTCTCAACtttaaataaattcttcctactCTAGCAGTCAAGAAATAGACGTTAATTATCTGTGGTGCTTGTGTGCGTCTCCAGTGCTCACTGCCATGCCTGTCACTGCTAGGACTGCAGTCCTGCCTTACCTATTCCATCTCCTTCCAGCTGTAAGCACCTCCCAATTCCATCTGCTACCGAAGTGCTACAGCAAGCACTGGATCTTaggtttctcctccttctctctgagTTAAAGCTTTTAATGAAAACAGAGGAAGCAAACATCATTTTCCCAGTTTAGGGAAATCAGCTGTTTAATTGAAAATAACATTAACTCTGAATGGTAAAGGAAGCAGTATCAGGAAGGGATCTTCTTCTGCTTTAGTTTATCCTCTAAGtttgcaaaatatttcattttggcTAGAAGCTTCTTAGCTTCTTGAAGGTCacctgaaatgaaacaaaacattacTGGTTTACAGGGGGAGGGCTGAATTTCCATCTCCAACACAAATCTCAAGATTGCAAGTGGGAGCACCTGTGGCAGTACCAGGAGCTGCACACTCGCACGagattgctgctgctttgcatctGGAGTGCTTTTGTTACACAAAAGGGGTTCAAATGTACAGTTCAGTAAAGACAGGTGACACAGACACTCCCTGATGACTGCTCTGTGGAGTGCCTTAGTACTCATGGAATGCCACTGGGAATTTGAAGTATAGACTGTTTTTTCATGTATGTAATTGGATCAACTGCCaccactgcaaaacacaaaagGTTTGTGGGGGACAGCCTTTTGCCTGGTAGGGACAGCATCAGTTCTGTTTGTCCTTAATAAACAACTGGGGGAAGGTGGGTTTTCACCTGCTGACAACTGGTTGTGGAATAAAGTTCCTAATAGCCCCAGGTAATGGGGGTGTCAAGGCTCCTCTTGCCAGATAGCCTCTGTGGCAGCAGAGCCGCTCTTGTGATGGGGAAGGGTTTTATGTGAGGGCCTGGATTTCCTGCCTCAGCAAAGGTCAGCTTAGCAGCACTTACTCTGAACATCACCCAAAGCTCCCTGCTTAAGCAGTACTCCTGACATTTGGCAGGGAGAGAATGTGTCTGTTCAGCACTGACACATGGCACAGGTGGCAGCTAAACACCAAACAGCAACAGCTACCTCTTTCAAACGCTGCAGTCACCTCTTTGGTCAGCTCCTCTTGTTTAGCTGTAAAACAAAGAGCTTCCTTCACTTTTTGTTACCTAGTTAGCATGCATACCACCTATGGATACCACTGCATTCTGATTGTGCTGGTGGGAAACTTCATTGTTAGCCTCAGTCTTCCAGCAGCTAAAAGAGCTTTTCATAATATTGCTGTCATTTGATTTTTAAGTTATGATTTCAAAGAGGCATCTTTGTTTAAACACGCTCACGGGCAGCAATTCAGTGCAAGTCAGTAGTCACTAACTTCCCAGAAATCCAACTTAATTCTGGTGCTAGTTTTCTTCTATTCGACTTTTACTATACTTCTACTTTCATTCTGGTTATCTAATTGTTTTTGGCACACTGCTGTTATGTCAAGGAATCTAATATACCAACACAGTCAATGTTTTGGGCATCACCAACAATGGAAACAAGACAGGTGCTGCTGTAAGGATGACAATCACTGCTAAGGTGAAGAAGACAAAGGAAACACATTTGGTGTAGTCACTCAAGAATTCTATTAAACTTCATTCTGAGTGTTCTCTTAGAACAGTTTGCTTGCCCTGACTTGCTGTAGGCTGAAGTAATTCGTTTTTATGGCCAATACCTGTGCCTATTCTACCAACAGGGGAGTGCAGTTAGCCAGATTTGATGTTTTGGTGGCACAAATTGGTAAAGAGTATTTTTTTAAGAGGGGAAGCTCTTGCAGTCTGTCAGTCCAAGACTACTGCAAGTTCGAGATCCCAAAAGAAACATGCTGAAAAAGTTAAGTCTTCAGACTCCTGTGACACAAGATGTAGTAAATGGGCTCTGTACAAACCCCTCAAGTCATAACCTACCTTTAATTAAAGTTTCAATTTCTTGGAGGCTATCCTCATTTTCAGATTCTGCTAATTTCTCATTAATTTCCATGATTTCCGTAAGAAACACTGAGTCTGCATCATAGTCTGTCTCCTGTGCCAGCTCTACTCCATGCAGCTCcagctggtgaagagaaggGGAATTGGGAAATGCACTAAAATGAGCTATTTTCTTGAATATTAAGTCCTTTAGTTGTGCTCACTCAGATTCGTATTTGATAAgctttatattttaaaagttttataCTGATAAGCTTGATAAGGTTTATATGTGCATAAACAGAGTCAGTCTTAAAATTAACTCCACAGGTGGACCATAAAAATCAGTTTACCGAaggttaaagaaaaataaaaaaaagccaggaaggCTGCTGAAGGCCAGACTGAAATTTCAAGGGAAGGGCCGTGGCCAAACACAATGTGTGAGGCAGGGAACAAATTAACATAACATCAGTGGCAAATAAGATGGTAATAATCAGTACAAAGTTACAGAAACTAGTGGGAAAGCTGGCTAATTTTCAGACAAGCTtgttttcagtctctcttcaatCTCTAgtgtttctcttcttcagagaaACACAAATCAGGCCCTTAAAGATGGCGTCAGGGGTGCAATTCGTTAGGTGCCCAAGAGCAGCCGGCCAGCTGCCATCAGAGAGTGTCGGTGAACACCGAACGGACATCTTACTAGATAGAGGCCACGGTTGAGAGGGTTCAGGAGGGTCTGGTAGGCCTTGTTGATCAAGGAGGAGTGCTGCTCGGAGAAATGCCGCTCTTTCTACGAACGGACCAGGAACAACAGCCACAAGTTAACAGCGTTCCCCTCCTTAACCTGCAGAGAAACGGCGTCCGCGCCACACGTGTGTGCAAAGCTAAAGCCGACACTGACGGGGAGGGCTGCGGGGCTCGCACACTCTGTGCACAacctccagagccccagcagcccctcaTCGGCACCCTCCATCGCGACTCAGTCAGAAGGAGTCTCCTCCATGTACAGGACACCAAAATGGAGAGTTCCGGTGGCCGCAAACGAGGAGGGCAACGTGGACCTGGTGTTTAGCTTCGCAGAgccgccgccaccgcccgcCCCGGTACGGCCTGACGCGGAAGGCGTCTAGGGTGCGGGAGCGcctgcccagcagcccagggtACCGCAAAACCGCCCCGACACTCACTGGCGGCCTCTGGCCGAAGCGATCGGGGTGGACGGCGAGCTGCAGGCTCCGGAACCGCCGCTGCAGCTGCTGCGCATCGACGCGGAAGGAGCGGTCACTGCGGAGACAGAAGCGGAGTAAGGCCCGCGGCCGGCCAGGCCCGTGGCCGCCCCACCGGCACTCACCAGTCCATCAGGCGGAAGAGGTCCGGCCGCTGGTCCGGCGGCTGCAGGGCCTGGCAGCCGGGGCAGAAGCGGGGCGGGCcctcagctccagggagggggctgccGCAGCTCCAGCACCGCAGGGCCGGGACGGAGCCCGGCCCGGCGCAGCGGGGCCGCGGAACCACCTCAGGAGCGCGCAGGGCCCAGCGCGTCCTGCCGAGCCGCCGCAAGGCCGCCTGCATCCCGCGGCCGCCGCTCCCGACGGCCCCCGCGCCGTACCGGGCGCTGGTTGGCGCCGCTCGGCTGTAGGGTGGTGCGACGCGTGCGTGCCGGGAAAGGCGGCATTGGGGCCGCGCGGCGAGCTGCACAGGCACCCGTGAGTTCGGATCCCCTACTCCGGCTCCTGGGCCCGGCCCGGGGGTGCCGGCCGCCACAGGCC harbors:
- the HSCB gene encoding iron-sulfur cluster co-chaperone protein HscB, which gives rise to MQAALRRLGRTRWALRAPEVVPRPRCAGPGSVPALRCWSCGSPLPGAEGPPRFCPGCQALQPPDQRPDLFRLMDCDRSFRVDAQQLQRRFRSLQLAVHPDRFGQRPPKERHFSEQHSSLINKAYQTLLNPLNRGLYLLELHGVELAQETDYDADSVFLTEIMEINEKLAESENEDSLQEIETLIKAKQEELTKEVTAAFERGDLQEAKKLLAKMKYFANLEDKLKQKKIPS